From Zea mays cultivar B73 chromosome 3, Zm-B73-REFERENCE-NAM-5.0, whole genome shotgun sequence:
ACATAGCTGCAGAAGTTCCATCTCCTGTTTGTGTAAAGCAAATTGCTGTGTCAGGTTATGATAGTATGTTTAAAATTATTTCTTGGGTACACATGAGTCTTGATGAAATTTGTGAATTCAAATCCCACTCCAGTTATGGTTATGCATGCTCATCTTACTTTATGAAGTCTTGAAACAGCCGAATACAAGTGGCACATCAAGAGGCTGTGGCTTTGAAGCGCCAAGAGGAACTTATTCGTGAAGAAGAAGAAGCTGGGCTAGCTGAAATTGAACTCAAGGCAAAGCGTAGTGCCGCTGAAAAGGAAAAACGTGCCAAGAAAAAACAGGTTAACATTTAATTTCTGGTGCAAGCATGTCATCCCCATCCTACTAATACTACTCTTTTTCTATCCCATGTTTCATTTATTTTGCGTGTGAAATTATTGACCACGCTGTTCCTAGTCCTCATTGTTATCTTTAGTATCCTTTTTGTATTTGTTGAGGAGTTTTATAATGTTCTGTATATCTCTCTAGGCAAAACAGAAGAAAAATAGTCGAAAAGGTAATAAGGGGAAAAGTGGCAAGTCCAACATCAATAAGGAAATAATTATGGACCACAGTCATTCAGATGATAGAATATTGGATGATTTTTGTGGACAAATTGAAGAGATGCCCTTAAATGCTGACAACCCTGAAGAAGTTTCTGATATATCTGACAGTAGAGACGATAATTCAGACATGCTTCATGTTGATATTGAAGACCGTGAATCTAGCCCTGTTAATTGGGAGATAGATGCTTCAGAAACTCAAACTACTATTCCTGGAAGTAGTGAGGTGCAAAATGACCATGCAGGAAAGAGGACCTCTACTGTGGATGATAGCTCATCGTCTTGTTCATCTGACTCAGTGCCTTCAGTTACTGTGAATGGATCATATAAAGGAGGTGCCTGGACAAGCGTCAGATCCTCATCCAATAGGTATATCTTTGTGAGCTCCTCTATAGGTTGGTATTGATCATGCTGTAGTATTGATCATGCTGTACTGTGATTCAGGGGAAACAACAGGAGGAATAAGGATACTGAAGCACGGGCAGGATTTGCACAAGGTGGATCATGTTCATCGCATAATGGTTTTATAGGCTCTGGCAGCAATGCCTCTGGCCACTCAAAGGAAAGACACGAACCTGAGGTATACATCTCTTGGATATCTCAGATAATGCTTGCTATTCATTGAGGATTTAAAAATGTGCCATGAAGCAATCTTTTTCCCCTATTTCTTAAGATAAACTTGTGTTGtagaaaagtcttttgccagttTCTTTTTTTATCATCTATTTGTGTTCAATTTGGTTCAATAAGCATAAAAATTAATTCCTTGCAGGATGATAAAGTTGTCTTGCAGAGGAAGCAACATGCACAATGGAACATTGATATCATTAGCTCCTCCAAGTCAAGAATGGCAGAGTCTTCATTTTCTTCTGTGAGCTCTATTAAGAAGCAACCTCAACCAAATTTTTTGCTAGAAAGCACCAATAGTTTGAATCACCGTGGAAGCGAAGCTTCTGGCACTGTGACTTCCACTACAACAGCGGGTGCCTCTTCAACCCCGGCCACTCAGTTAGTTTTGAATAAAGGACCTGTATCCAGTGCTGCAACCCAGAATGAGAAGCCACTACCTCTGCAGGTGCTTGTACCATCCAAATCTGAAGTGCAGAAGCAGGCTTCCCTAACTGGCAGTGCAACTACCGAGGCCGTTTCAGTATCAAGGCCCTTGACTGCCCCACAAGTCCCTGCAGCAAAACAAAGTGCACCAGTCACTTCAACAGCTCAGAATGCACCTTTTCTTTCTCGTTCAATGAGTGCTGTTGGGCGGTTGGGGAATGAACCATCTGCCAATGCTCCTAGTTTCGTTCCCCGTTCACGAACATATCGCAATGCCATGATGGAGAAAAGTTCTGGTGGTGGAAGCTGTTTCACACATCAGCAAGGTTCATCGGAGCAAGCAGTTGCACCATGGCAATCGATGTTTACATCGCAACCTTTCATTCGGCCATCAGAGACCTTGTCTTGGAAAGAGGAAACATTATTGAGATCTGGGTTTACATTTGGAACTGTGAAGCCCGAGTCACTGAACCCATATCAGGGCAGAGAAGAGAACTCACAGCAAGCGAGCAGCAACAGCAGTGATTGTGCGCCATCGAGTTCAAACATCAGAAGCGAGATCGAGAAGCTGAATTTGAGCGGAAGACCACGAAGCAAGCAACTGTTGTCAGAAATTTCGACCAGATTTACTCCCTATCAGCCACAAGGCTTGGTCGCTGATGAGTTCCCACACCTAGACATCATCAACGACTTGCTGGATGAGGAGCAGAGTGACAGAAGAAGGGTTCTTCAACCTGATTTTGTTCAACAGTCCTATATGCCTCATGGTGCCAGCACACCTGATTATGGTGAGCCATACTTGTTTGACCAGTCCGAGCAATACTTCGATGAGGAGCCTCCAAGGTTTTATAGTCCATTGAGCAGTGCTCCTCGGAGGTTGAGGGACCTGAGCTATTCGCACTTTGATCTCCCATCACACTCCAGCAGCAGCCAGTTTGATGATCTGATGATGAGTCAGTGGCCATACAGCCGCACTGACATCTCCATGCCTAGTTTTGGGTCAGACACAAGTGGCTACCCCTATCAGGTGTGGGATCTCGCGAATGGATCAAGCAGGTACCCATCGTATCGCCCTGCCAATGGGCATTGAGAGTTTTAATGATTGCATTGACAATAATGTGTGGTTAAGTCCATGATGTTCGCTTCTGAGCTGAGTGTAATTGTAATAGTTCCCCATAGCAGTGATATAAAGAATTGTTCCTCAGTTTCCTTGTTCAATCAATAGTTATAtgacccccctcctccctcttttCTCTAGTTCAGTTTTGCCCAGTGGTAATAAATCTAAGTCGGCTAAAATGATCTGGCTAATCGTGTTGTGAAATGTGTATGATGCAAGCAAATGGTAGGGTGTTTTTAAGCCATGCCAGTGCTTCAGCTGATACTACATTAAACTGGGAGTATTCTTTGTTTCTCCCTCTGACGAGTGACGACGTGTTATTGATCGTCTCATGTTCTCTTTGTATATTTCAGAGTAAATTCTGGATATAGCCCATGGACATAAACTAATTATTTGATGCACACTCTGGACCTTTGGGGTATGTTTTATTCCATTGATGGATATATAAGCTATAAAGTAAAATGCGACAGGATCAACTGCGTGTTGGGGCAGAAAAAACAATCACTAAGGTTAGATACTTTGCCAAAGTACACAAATAACATGATTACTGGAAGGAAAAACCTAAGGGCTGTTTGGATCCCTTAGGTAGCGTTTGGTTCTAGAGTATAGTAGAATGTAACTGTTCTGTTTTAGTACTGAGTCTGTTTGGTTTGAATCAAAATGGAACGGAGCCGCTCTATTATAGGAATATTCTCTCAAGATGCTGGATCTCTGGGCTCCAAAAAAACAACAGGACCTGAGCGCTCGGCAAGAGCCCGACGCGTGTCACAACTTTCGTGCCTGTTGCTGTACGTAAATCAAATATACTGGAAAATCTCAACCTAGCAACAACATCCCGCTGTCGATCGCTCATTATCTAAGTTGAGACAATGACATCATAACGAATGCAACGAATATTCAATTTCTGAAAGCATAAATGAATATGCATTAATACATAATGTATATATATTGTTATAACTCAGGATACTATATATACATACAAGTGATATTTATTAAATGTTTGGAAATAACTAAAGTCTAAAACACTAACAAAATAAACAGCATACCAAAAAAATAATATATAAAAATGTAACATTGCGGTAATACAACATTGATTGTGCACCAAAATTAACACATAAACAATTAGAAATATATACATAGTACCCGGGATTTTCTAGGTGTCCTCTGTTTAGGAGAGCTTGTTTTTGTAATGATATTTAACTTGACATCTATATCAAACTTTGATCTGCTTGTCACAATCGGAACTTGTGGGGAAGGCACTTTTATCTTCTTTGCACGGGTTTTTCTGAAGGGGAAGGTGCAACTGATCTGAATTGGCGCTTCAAAGTTGAAGCATCCATGAAATCATCATCGGACAATGTGGATGGAGCTGAAGGAGGATTTTCTTTTACACGACAAGCTAGTGCCTTTCTACGGACACAATGAACTAGTGCTGGTTTTGGATCAATCTGCTGCTGGATATGGAGATTATCAGCATGATGTGCTGAGCTGCTAGATCGAGTTCGTCTTGAAATGTCAACAGAAAAAATCTTCTGACTTGACTCAATCGTTAACCTTTTTGCATTAGTTGGAGGGCGATCAACAGATCTCATGGTTAAACACAAAATATATCTGTTGAAAAAAATATTGTTTTTAAATACAATGATTTATGCATGAATATATGCAAAAAAATCGAATGTTGTCTATAACTATCTACAATGCATACTACATAATACTAAATGGAGTTACATAACTTAAACTACCTTTTCCATTTATATAACAACATTTAATGAAACATGGTTATATACAAACATAAAGATTAATTTAATATTTCATATAATTGTAACTGGTGCATGATAAAATAAGTGCCTATTTTGCATCAACTAACTATACAACATATTTTAATAACTGGTTCATAATAATATACACATTTAGCTGATATGCAAACATGAATGTTTAAATAACTATTGCATAAATAATAGTATCtgtatgtatttatatataataCAACAAATGTGTAAACTAATGATTCAAGTAGATAGAACAATACAATTGTGCATAATATCTTGACCAATGTTCATAAACATCTGTACAAATGTGCATAAACAGTATTGACGATGTGCATATATATCAATACCAATAAGCATATACGTGTTACTAATATTGTGTAAAAATTACTCTCTGCAAACTCATGAATAAATACCTGAACCGGAGCCTTTGCCTAGGTCTTTGAATACCGAGCGATACAGCGGATCTATAAGAAATGTAGATGCTCTAAAATCGGGGCTCCTGAACCAAAGAGAGATGCAATGAGCGATGCAATGAGCAGATTAGAGAAATGTATAATCGGATACAAATCACACACAACTAAAAACTAAGGGAAACAATCAAACCGACTTCAAATCGACAAAAAGCTTCAAGAATCGACGAAAACCTCGATGTATTTCAAGTTGGATGGATTACTTGGAACTTCTCGGGAAAGCAATGGCTCTTCAATCAGGCTCCAATGTTCGGAGATTGAAGGAGCGCAGCTGGATTGGAGCGGCGGAAATCGACTGGCAAGTCGCCTTGGTCGCAGGGGAAGTCGCCTCGGCCGCAGGGGTTACGGGGTTTCCAGGGGAAGTCGCCTCGACCGCAGGGGTTATGGGGTTTCCTTCCTATTCGGCAGATGCAGAAGCTGTAATCCCGGACTCGCGCAGGTTTCTCTCTATTGATTGCGCGAAGACGGTTTTGGAAACCGAGAAACGGGGGAGACGTGGGCTAGGCTGACGGAGAAACAGGGATAACGACGCCGTGACAGTGTAATTGCTGACCAGGTCTGGTTCAACCAAATGTGCATATTGACTAGCCTGGGCTTCCTCTATTATTGGAAGCCTAGGGctcttaatatatatatatatatatatatatatatatatatatatatatatatagccctGAGCTCTATTTAGCTACAAGAAGGCCCAGCTAAATCTGAACGCACGTGGACTGACAGCCGACCGGACTTTTCACATTCCATATATAATAATGTGCAGCCGTCATTAGCTCCTCTTTCTTCTCCCGGTCTCAGTTTCCATAACCGCCTACACCACCGCAAAACCCCAACCCTCTCCGCGTGACTCCGAGACTCTCCGCCGACTCCGCCCTCCCCGACGACTCCTCTCCATCCGCCGCTCGCTGTCGATCCAGTCGCAATCGGCACTAGAGCGGCGCCCCCTTGTTGACCCCAATCTGCGCTCCACTATCATCGCTGCTGCAACAGGAGACATGACTCCAGACCGGAGAAAACCCCAGTTTCTCCGCCGACGCGACTACTTCCCCATTCTCCGCCATCGTTCCACATTTCTGAGGCAGAAGCCTAGTCC
This genomic window contains:
- the LOC100502244 gene encoding TNF receptor-associated factor homolog 1a isoform X1; amino-acid sequence: MASDRIMVDTLTEDNGGDARSSSSEEMPSDQQSHPGDSLAEWRSSEQVENGTPSTSPAYSDNDDDDCGPRPSDLYGKFTWRIDNFSQINKRELRSNSFDVGGFKWYILIYPQGCDVCNHLSLFLCVANHDKLLPGWSHFAQFTIAVINRDPKKSKYSDTLHRFWKKEHDWGWKKFMELSKLHDGFIVEDVLTIKAQVQVIREKTDRPFRCLDGHYRRELIRVYLSNVEQVCRRFIDERRSKLSRLIEDKLGWSSFSGFWLAMDPSVRRHMTREKTETILKVIVKQFFIEKEVTSTLVIDSLYSGLKALEYQSKNKKAIPKLTETDARSTPMVLIDQDMFVLADDVIFLLERAALDTLPHQHLPTKDDKSSQNRTKDGNSGQEFSKDSIERDDRRLIELGWKTLELFSLAHIFSRIQVAHQEAVALKRQEELIREEEEAGLAEIELKAKRSAAEKEKRAKKKQAKQKKNSRKGNKGKSGKSNINKEIIMDHSHSDDRILDDFCGQIEEMPLNADNPEEVSDISDSRDDNSDMLHVDIEDRESSPVNWEIDASETQTTIPGSSEVQNDHAGKRTSTVDDSSSSCSSDSVPSVTVNGSYKGGAWTSVRSSSNRGNNRRNKDTEARAGFAQGGSCSSHNGFIGSGSNASGHSKERHEPEDDKVVLQRKQHAQWNIDIISSSKSRMAESSFSSVSSIKKQPQPNFLLESTNSLNHRGSEASGTVTSTTTAGASSTPATQLVLNKGPVSSAATQNEKPLPLQVLVPSKSEVQKQASLTGSATTEAVSVSRPLTAPQVPAAKQSAPVTSTAQNAPFLSRSMSAVGRLGNEPSANAPSFVPRSRTYRNAMMEKSSGGGSCFTHQQGSSEQAVAPWQSMFTSQPFIRPSETLSWKEETLLRSGFTFGTVKPESLNPYQGREENSQQASSNSSDCAPSSSNIRSEIEKLNLSGRPRSKQLLSEISTRFTPYQPQGLVADEFPHLDIINDLLDEEQSDRRRVLQPDFVQQSYMPHGASTPDYGEPYLFDQSEQYFDEEPPRFYSPLSSAPRRLRDLSYSHFDLPSHSSSSQFDDLMMSQWPYSRTDISMPSFGSDTSGYPYQVWDLANGSSRYPSYRPANGH
- the LOC100502244 gene encoding TNF receptor-associated factor homolog 1b isoform X2 — its product is MDSISDTLHRFWKKEHDWGWKKFMELSKLHDGFIVEDVLTIKAQVQVIREKTDRPFRCLDGHYRRELIRVYLSNVEQVCRRFIDERRSKLSRLIEDKLGWSSFSGFWLAMDPSVRRHMTREKTETILKVIVKQFFIEKEVTSTLVIDSLYSGLKALEYQSKNKKAIPKLTETDARSTPMVLIDQDMFVLADDVIFLLERAALDTLPHQHLPTKDDKSSQNRTKDGNSGQEFSKDSIERDDRRLIELGWKTLELFSLAHIFSRIQVAHQEAVALKRQEELIREEEEAGLAEIELKAKRSAAEKEKRAKKKQAKQKKNSRKGNKGKSGKSNINKEIIMDHSHSDDRILDDFCGQIEEMPLNADNPEEVSDISDSRDDNSDMLHVDIEDRESSPVNWEIDASETQTTIPGSSEVQNDHAGKRTSTVDDSSSSCSSDSVPSVTVNGSYKGGAWTSVRSSSNRGNNRRNKDTEARAGFAQGGSCSSHNGFIGSGSNASGHSKERHEPEDDKVVLQRKQHAQWNIDIISSSKSRMAESSFSSVSSIKKQPQPNFLLESTNSLNHRGSEASGTVTSTTTAGASSTPATQLVLNKGPVSSAATQNEKPLPLQVLVPSKSEVQKQASLTGSATTEAVSVSRPLTAPQVPAAKQSAPVTSTAQNAPFLSRSMSAVGRLGNEPSANAPSFVPRSRTYRNAMMEKSSGGGSCFTHQQGSSEQAVAPWQSMFTSQPFIRPSETLSWKEETLLRSGFTFGTVKPESLNPYQGREENSQQASSNSSDCAPSSSNIRSEIEKLNLSGRPRSKQLLSEISTRFTPYQPQGLVADEFPHLDIINDLLDEEQSDRRRVLQPDFVQQSYMPHGASTPDYGEPYLFDQSEQYFDEEPPRFYSPLSSAPRRLRDLSYSHFDLPSHSSSSQFDDLMMSQWPYSRTDISMPSFGSDTSGYPYQVWDLANGSSRYPSYRPANGH
- the LOC100502244 gene encoding TNF receptor-associated factor homolog 1b isoform X3, which codes for MELSKLHDGFIVEDVLTIKAQVQVIREKTDRPFRCLDGHYRRELIRVYLSNVEQVCRRFIDERRSKLSRLIEDKLGWSSFSGFWLAMDPSVRRHMTREKTETILKVIVKQFFIEKEVTSTLVIDSLYSGLKALEYQSKNKKAIPKLTETDARSTPMVLIDQDMFVLADDVIFLLERAALDTLPHQHLPTKDDKSSQNRTKDGNSGQEFSKDSIERDDRRLIELGWKTLELFSLAHIFSRIQVAHQEAVALKRQEELIREEEEAGLAEIELKAKRSAAEKEKRAKKKQAKQKKNSRKGNKGKSGKSNINKEIIMDHSHSDDRILDDFCGQIEEMPLNADNPEEVSDISDSRDDNSDMLHVDIEDRESSPVNWEIDASETQTTIPGSSEVQNDHAGKRTSTVDDSSSSCSSDSVPSVTVNGSYKGGAWTSVRSSSNRGNNRRNKDTEARAGFAQGGSCSSHNGFIGSGSNASGHSKERHEPEDDKVVLQRKQHAQWNIDIISSSKSRMAESSFSSVSSIKKQPQPNFLLESTNSLNHRGSEASGTVTSTTTAGASSTPATQLVLNKGPVSSAATQNEKPLPLQVLVPSKSEVQKQASLTGSATTEAVSVSRPLTAPQVPAAKQSAPVTSTAQNAPFLSRSMSAVGRLGNEPSANAPSFVPRSRTYRNAMMEKSSGGGSCFTHQQGSSEQAVAPWQSMFTSQPFIRPSETLSWKEETLLRSGFTFGTVKPESLNPYQGREENSQQASSNSSDCAPSSSNIRSEIEKLNLSGRPRSKQLLSEISTRFTPYQPQGLVADEFPHLDIINDLLDEEQSDRRRVLQPDFVQQSYMPHGASTPDYGEPYLFDQSEQYFDEEPPRFYSPLSSAPRRLRDLSYSHFDLPSHSSSSQFDDLMMSQWPYSRTDISMPSFGSDTSGYPYQVWDLANGSSRYPSYRPANGH